From Brassica oleracea var. oleracea cultivar TO1000 chromosome C3, BOL, whole genome shotgun sequence, a single genomic window includes:
- the LOC106330994 gene encoding uncharacterized protein LOC106330994 codes for MPPSTSRAIARFLISDVHDGRSMSFWFDNWSPLGPLINVFGTDGNRRLRVRLEASVADACTAHIWRLPHPRSDQEVSLHAFLTNFPLPAIDRGPDVFGWSTNGDINHSFSSGKTWEAPNPLSTCGLGNAAPISVLYLLFSTGNKGPLDALLPLC; via the exons ATGCCTCCTTCTACTTCACGAGCTATTGCTAGGTTCCTAATAAGTGACGTCCATGATGGACGTAGCATGAGCTTCTGGTTCGACAACTGGAGCCCTTTAGGCCCTCTCATAAATGTCTTTGGCACGGATGGAAATCGGAGGTTGAGAGTCCGCTTAGAAGCTTCTGTTGCGGACGCTTGCACTGCGCATATATGGAGACTACCACATCCAAGATCGGATCAAGAGGTCTCTCTCCACGCTTTCCTCACTAACTTCCCTTTGCCAGCTATAGACAGAGGACCTGACGTGTTTGGGTGGTCTACTAATGGCGACATCAACCACTCATTCTCCTCAGGAAAGACTTGGGAA GCTCCCAACCCGCTCTCGACTTGCGGCTTGGGGAATGCAGCTCCCATCAGTGTGCTGTATCTGCTCTTCTCAACCGGAAACAAGGGACCACTTGATGCTCTCTTGCCCCTTTGCTGA